The genomic interval CCCGCGCGATACGCGGCGGGTCGCCGAGATCATGCGCGAGCTCGCCTCCCTCGGCAACACCATTCTCGTGGTGGAGCACGATAAAGATATCATCTCCTCGAGCGATTGGGTGGTCGAGCTCGGGCCCCAGGGCGGACACCTCGGCGGCGAGGTCGTCTTCTCCGGCCCCATGAACAGATTCCTCAAGGCAGATACTCTGACCGCGCACTGTCTCAGGGATGACGGCTGCCACCAGACCGCGGTCCTGCGCCACAAGACGAAGGATATACGGCTGAGGCTGCATGACTATTCGCTCACGCTGTATCATGCCACGGGGAACAACCTCAGGAACGCGACGCTCAGGGTGCCCCTCGAGACCCTGACCGTGGTTTCCGGCGTTTCCGGCTCGGGAAAGAGCAGCCTCGTCGTCGAGACGTTGTACTATGCCCTGGCCCGCCATTTCCGGATGGAGCCGGAGCATCCGCTCCCCTACAAGAAGATCGAGGGAATCGAAAAGATCAAGGGCGTCCGGCTTATCGACCAGAGCCCCATCGGCAAGACGCCCCGCTCCAACCCGCTGACCTATCTCAAGGTTTTCGATCCGATCAGGAAGCTCTTCTCCCAGCAGCTCGAGGCGAAGGCGCACGGGTACTCGCCGGGGTTCTTCTCGTTCAATGTTCCGGGCGGGCGGTGCGAAGCCTGCACCGGCGAAGGCTACCAGAAGATGGAGATGTATTTCTTCGAAGACATCTTCGTCACCTGCGAGGAGTGCAAGGGCAAGCGGTACAAGGAGGAGGCCCTCAGGGTACGGTACAAGGGGAGGAACATCAGCGAAGTCCTCGATATGACCGTGGACGACGCCTTCGACTTCTTTTCCGATATCGCGGAGATCAGGACGAAGCTGGAGCTGATGAAGGATATAGGGCTCGGCTATCTGCGGCTCGGCCAGTCGGCAACGACCCTCTCCGGCGGGGAGGCGCAGCGGCTCAAGATCTGCGCGGAGCTCTCGGTTGCCCGGCCCCAGACGAGGGGCATGCTCTACATTCTTGATGAGCCCACGGTGGGCCTGCATTATAACGATGTCATGATGCTCATGCGGATCGTGAGGCAGCTCGTCGACAGCGGCAATACCGTCCTGATCATAGAGCACAATCTCGATGTGATCGAGCAGTCGGACTGGGTTATCGACCTCGGCCCCGAGGGAGGGGACCAGGGCGGGACCATCCTCTTCGAAGGCACGCCGGAAGAGCTGAAGACCGTTGGCAACTCCTATACGGGGCAGTATCTGAAGAAAAGCTGATAGCTGTCAGCAATCAGCCGTCAGCCATCAGCTTTAAGGCCAAAAAACACCCCTGCCACAGTGATCGTTTTCTGTACGACGCTATTTTGATCCTTGGCTGAAAGCTGACGACTGAGAGCTGAAGGCTGTATTTTTATGCACTGGCCCCACGACATATTCGAAGCGAAGGCCCTCCAGGAAGAGCTCAGAGGACGCGTGCGCATCGTCCCCCTCGAGCATGAGCCGCGGGTGATCGCCGGCGTCGATGCCGCGTTCGCCGGTGATACAATCATTGCAGTCGCCTGCTCTTACGAATACCCGGCGATGACGTTGATCGAGGACAGCCACGCCGTCGAGACCGTCTCGTTTCCTTACATCCCCGGCTTTCTCTCGTTCAGGGAGGGCCCCGCGTTTATCAGCGCCGTTGCCAGGCTCGGCAGCAAGCCCGATCTGCTCCTCGTCGATGGGCAGGGGATCGCCCATCCCCGCGGGCTCGGCATCGCCTCGCATATCGGCGTGCTGCTCGA from Nitrospirota bacterium carries:
- the nfi gene encoding deoxyribonuclease V (cleaves DNA at apurinic or apyrimidinic sites) — translated: MHWPHDIFEAKALQEELRGRVRIVPLEHEPRVIAGVDAAFAGDTIIAVACSYEYPAMTLIEDSHAVETVSFPYIPGFLSFREGPAFISAVARLGSKPDLLLVDGQGIAHPRGLGIASHIGVLLDMPAIGCAKSLLVGRYEEPDATKGARSPLYYKGDVVGAVLRTRDTANPVFVSAGHRIDLESSLRIVLGCVRKYRIPEPIRRADMLSKKLKTAL